The window GCTATAGAATTTAAAATTCCTAAAAGTTGTTATTTTCAACAATATTTAGGAATTTCATATATTTGACCTATGCAAGCAATATTACGCAAACGGTACCTGAATAGGCTGAGTGTCCTTAAAGACAAGAACTTGATAAAAGTGGCTACGGGAGTAAGGCGTTGCGGAAAATCAACTTTAATGAAACAGTTTCAGGACCTGTTGCGCAAAGAAAACAGGGAAGTTTCCATATTGGCAATAAATATGGATATGCCTGAGTTTCGTTTTATAGGGGAAAAAAACTGGAAGGAGTTGTATAATTATATCATTAAGCATCTCAAAAAAAATGTCACGAATTATGTGTTTATAGATGAAGTGCAAAACGTACATGAATTTGAAAAACTATTGGAAGGATTGTATGTTCACCCTGACATTGACTTGTATGTTACCGGTTCAAATGCATTTTTATTATCAAGTGAATTGGCTACATTGCTCACCGGCAGGGCCTATGAAATAAACGTACTACCATTTTCTTTTGCCGAATATCTGGAGTTCACCGGCAAAACAACAAACCCTGATCGGGCATTTGCTGATTATGTGCGTACAGGTGGTTTCCCTGAAGCGGTACGACTTTCGGGTGATGGAATTAATTTTGCAAATGACTATTTGCAGATGGTTTTCAAAAATATTTTCGAAAACGATATATCTAAGCGCTATACTGTTTATGCAGAAGAGTCTTATCAGGAGGTGGTGAATTACCTGATAGATTCAGTTGGGTCAATTGTTTCTGCAGGTAATATAGCAAAAGTGTTATCTGCTAACAAAAGGAAAATAGATAACAAAACCGTGACAAGATACATAGACTCCCTGGTGGAAGCTTATTTGTTTTACAAAGTGAATCGATACGATATCAAAGGCAAGCAACATCTCGCAACGCTGGAAAAATACTATTTGGTTGATTTAGGTTTTCGTAGTGCATTACTGGGGAAGGAATTGTCAAGCGATGCAGGCCATTTACTTGAAAATGTGATTTACCTTGAGCTAAAGCGCAGAAATTACCAAATCTGGATAGGGAAAGCAAATAGATTAGAAGTTGATTTTGTTGTTAGAGACAACGAAGGATTTACGCAATACATTCAGGTGGCACAAACCGTACAGAACACTACAACATTAGAGCGTGAGCTGGCACCATTTGACAGTATTGCAGACCATCACGAGAAACTACTCATCACAATGGATTACGACACTGGTACATATAACGGAATAAAAAAAATTAATGCATTGGATTGGCTTACTATCCCGCAACAATAGAGGTGATGAGGTTGCATCGTATTCTCAAATCCGTATTCACCGAGTATCTGGCTGTGTCTGTTTCAAGACAATGACAACACTTTGTGAGATGGTGTCGCTAATCAGCAAAATTTAGATTCCGGTCGCGGGAGACATCGCCATTGACCGCTCATTCCGATTGAAGCTGCCCCCCTATTCCGTCTCGTTGCACAACAATGAGATCCCTCCTCTTCCTCAGCTATCAAAAAATCAACCGGTGTGGGTGGCCTCACCAGCCGCTTTTTATTCATTTTGATTGTTCAACAGTTGGGTGCAAATTACAGGATCAGGTTTGAAAATTACTTTATCTGCTACTCTTCTGTGGAGATTCCGGACCATGTTGACCCTCGATTCCGTCTCGTTGCATAACAACGAGATGCCCACCACCAAAGGGGCTGAGCAAGCTACTAGTGGTAAAATGAGCCTGCCATTCCGGCACATACTGACCCCCTAAATTGTGGCTGACATTCCGACGCATGTTGACCCCCTGAAAATTTGATTATGATAGGAATGATGGAGATTCCGGACCATGCTGCCCCCTACTCCATCTCCTTACAAAACAACGAGCTAGCCCCCTCTTCCTGATCCATCAAAAAATCAACCGGTGTGGGTGTCTCACCAGCCGTTTTTTATTCATAGGGAATGTTCAACAGCAGGCAGCAAATTTCCGGATCAGGTTTGAAAATTATTTATCTGCTACTCTTCTGCTCTAAAGGGGTTGGGGGAACCGGGAATGGAGTACACACTACTCCATAAAACCAAACGGATACAAGTATTTAATGTACGATTAAACGGAGAGCTGCATGTTACCTTTGCGGCGGGATTAATCGCGAAGGCTCCTTTTAGATGGTTTTATTTGATCGCGAAGCCGACGGGGTAGCGGGTGAGGGTTATGAGATGGATAGGTCGTTTGTATATTGCGGTCGCGGGACTTCGCGATTGACCCCCTATTCCGTCTTGTTGCACAACAACGAGACCAGTGTTCTAAGAGCAGCAAACCGGAGAGGGTGGCTCAAAAAATTATTTTACAATAATTTAGAAATATTTTGCGAAAAGTACCTAAATGTGGTATCTTTCGCAAAATTTATCTCAAATGAGTTATGACAGCAATTACAAGCGCTTAGATTATTGGATTGAAGAATGCCAGTCAAAAGGTAAGTTGGCATTCAGTTTATCTGAACTCAAACAAAGTTTTGAAAAAAACAGTGAGACTTCATTGAAAAGAGTTCTTGACCGACTATCTGAAAAGGAAAAAGTCGTTTCTATTTTCAAAGGCTACTATGTAATCATCCCACCTCAATATTCTTCAAAAGGAATTTTACCCCCTTCCATGTTTATAGATGGTTTAATGAGATTCCTTGAACGAAAATACTATGTCGGATTACTCAATGCAGCAGCACTACATGGGGCATCACATCAACAACCACAAGAATATTTTGTGGTAACAGAATATCCTGTTTTGAGGTCTACAAACAAAAAAGGAATCAAGATAAACTACACCAGCACAAAACATCTTCCACCCGGCTCGCTTATTGAAAAAAGGAAAACAGAAACGGGTTACATCAGCATATCAAATCCAATCCTTACAGCAGTTGACTTGATTAATTATGAAAAGAAAATAGGAGGCCTTAATAGGGCAAGTACTGTAATCAATGAGCTGCTGGAAATCATTAAATTAAAAGATATAAATGAGGAAATAATAAATTATGCGAGTGTTACTTCGCTGCAAAGACTGGGATACATATTAGAGGAGATCTTGAACAGGAATGATCTGGCTGAGAAGATAAATAAGCAATGTAAAAAGACAGGAAAAACATTTTATCAAATCCCGTTAAAAGCATCAGGGAAGAAGCAAAAAGAACGGATAAATGAAAAATGGAAGTTAATGATTAACACAGAAATTGAGATAGACGAATGATTCCACAAGCATATATTACAGAATGGAGTAATTATGTTCCATGGCAATCGAACGAACAAGTAGAACAAGATCTGGTAATTTGCAGGGCATTGGTTGAAATTTTCTCCCATAAATTTCTAGCTGACAGTTTAGCGTTCAGGGGTGGAACAGCGTTGCATAAATTATATCTACAACCACAACCAAGATATTCAGAAGACATTGACCTGGTTCAGGTCCGTGCTGAACCAATTAAAGAAACCATTCAACATTTACAGAAAGCCCTTGCATTTCTTGGTAAATCAAATGTTGTCCAAAAGAAGGACAACAATACAATTATTTTCCGCTTTGATTCAGAGTTTGCACCGGTTCAGCATCTCAAGCTTAAAATTGAAACAAATTGCAGAGAGCATTTCACAGTTTTGGGTTGGGAGAAAAAAGCATTTGCTGTCAAGTCATCCTGGTTTAATGGTCAATGCGACCTGACCACCTACAAAATCGAAGAATTATTAGGAACAAAATTGAGAGCATTGTATCAGCGAAGAAAAGGCAGAGATTTATATGACCTGTGGAAAGCACTGACACATTGTAAATTCAATCCCGACTTGATTATTCAATCCTACAAAGAATACATGAAATTTTCTTTAGAGAAACCCATTCCGACACAAAAAGAATTTTTGTTGAATGTAGAGAAAAAGAAAACAGACGATGATTTTTTAGGAGACATTACCGCCCTTTTAAGACCAGATGAAAAGTATAATCACGAAGGAGCATTTAAGTTGATTATTGAAACGCTTATAGAAAGAATGTGAAATGCCCAAAAACACAAAATAAGCAAAATTTAGATTCCTTTCTAAAGGAGAATTCGCGATTGACCCCTCACTCCGATTTAAGTTGCCCCCCCCATTCCTTCTCCTAACAAAACCACGAGCCTCTTCCTGAGCCATCAAAAAATCAACCGGTGCGGGTGACTCACCCGCCGTTTTTTATTCATTTTGATTGTTCAACAGTTGGTAGCAAATTACAGGATCAGGTTTGAAAATTACTTTATCTGCTACTCTTCTGCTCATTAGTGGTTTTAGTAATTTGGCTTGAGGTTATTGCACCACTTATCTCGCTCTGGGGGAAACTCACGTTATTCACCAATATAAAACAGCAGAATACCAACGAAATTGACGGGGTTTTTATTAATTTTGTAATTGACATTAAAACCTGAAAATATGTATAAGGCAATAGAAATCGACAGAAACAACCTGACCATTATGGGTGTAAAATTTTCAGACTTGAAAACACTGGAAAGTACTGCGAATGCCTTAGGAAGTAATATGTTTGAAGGATTTAAACCGACACCCAAAGGAATTGAAATTATAAGGGACTATGTGACAGGAAAAATTACTTTAAGTGAATTGGTGACATTTGCCAAACAAAAAGCATATGTCTGATTCCTATAAATATATTGACCCTGACAACACCTACACTGACCCAAAGACAGGACTTTTAAGAAATTTACAAGATATTACTGACTCAGATGTATTACTTTTTGATGAGAGCAGTGCTGTATCTTAACGTCTTCAAGAACTAGATGAAAACCCACTAGAGATAATAGGAATGCCTTTTTGAAATTCACAGACACTTATTTCAAGACATATACGCCTGGGCAGGAAAAAAAAGAATTGTTGAAATAAGCAAAGACGGAAAACAATTTTTCCCTACCTCCCATTTTGACAATGCCTTCAGATACATTGATCAGTTAATTGCGGAGTTCAAGAGAATACCGAAAGACAACAAAAAGAGTATAGCGGAAAAATTAGCAGAAATTTTAGACCATATAAACCACCTTCATCCCTTTAGAGAAGGAAACGGACGAAGACAAAGAGAATTTTTAAGATTGTTGGCGTTAGAAAAAGACCTGACGTTAAACCTTAACGCACCTGACAATGAAAGTGTTTTTGACAGATATATGAAAGGGACAATTGACAGTGAATTAGGCACATTGACAGAATTGATTTTTGAACTAATTGACAATAATAAGTAATAGTATAACGGTGGATAATCGATTAGACCCCTCTTTCGCTAACTTTGTGCACCAAAGCTTAAGCGACGGTGTAAGCTTCTGAGGGCAACCCCTGTCTTTCGCTAACTTTATGCACAAAAGCTGAAGCGACGGTGTAAGCTTCAGAGGAGAAATCCCTTCCAGAACTAACGTTGGCAAATAGTAAATTTGTAACTGGTCAATAAATGAAAATATGTCACCGCCTAAAAGCCCTCAACAATGAAAAAGACAAACACATTACTACTTTCAATATTCATAGTAATTAACATAAGTAATGCACAAAACTTTGTGCAAAAAGGAACAGACATTGATGGGGAAGCAGCATATGACTTTTCAGGCACCTCGGTAAGCATGCCCGACAATCATACCGTTGCCATTGGGGCAGTGGCTAATAACGGAACCGGAAGTTATGCAGGTCATGTGCGCATTTTCCGCTGGAATCCCACGAATGGCGGGACATGGCTGCAAAAATCAACAGACATTGATGGGGAAGCAGCATATGACTTTTCAGGTACCTCGGTAAGTATGCCCGACAGCAATACCGTTGCCATTGGGGCGATAGGAAATGATGGTGCCGGATTCAATGCAGGCCAAGTACGGGTTTACCGCTGGAATCCCGCTAATGGCGGTACCTGGGTACAAAAAGGAACAGACATTGATGGGGAACTTGCAGATGATAACTCCGGCTACTCGTTAAGCATGCCCGACAGCAATACCGTTGCCATTGGGGCGCTAGAAAATGATGGAAACGGAAGTACATCAGGACATGTGCGCATATACTACTGGATTCCCGCAAATGGTGGGATATGGATGCAAAAAGGAACAGACATTGATGGTGAAGTAGCAAATGACCAATCTGGTTCTTCGGTAAGCATGCCCGACAGCAATACCGTTGCCATTGGGGCGACACGCAATAGCGGAAACGGAAGCAGTGCAGGCCACGTGCGTATATACCGTTGGAATTCCGCTAATGGCGGGACATGGGTGCAAAAAGGAATTGATATTGATGGGGAAGCTGTAAATGACTTTTCAGGCTACTCGATAAGCATGCCCGATAGCAATACTGTTGCAATTGGGGCGACAGGCAATAGCGGAAACGGAATCAGTGCAGGCCACGTGCGCATATACCGTTGGAATTCCGCTAATGGCGGTATATGGGTGCAAAAAGGATTTGATATTGATGGAGAAGCAGTAAATGACTGGTCAGGCCGCTCGGTAAGCATGCCAGATAGCAATACCGTGGCCATTGGGGCGGTCAAAAATGCCGGAAACGGAGACAATGCAGGCCATGTGCGCATTTACCACTGGACTCTTGCTAATGGCGGGACATGGGTGCAAAAAGGATTTGATATTGATGGTGATTCAGCCCAAGACAACTCAGGCAATTCAGTAAGCATGCCCGACAGCAATACCGTTGCCATTGGGGCGCTATTCAATAATGGAAACGGAAGCGCTGCCGGGCATACCCGGGTGTATTATTTTTGCAATCAAACAGTTTCTTCTTTTTCCGTTACTGCCTGCGGGAGCTATACCGTTCCAAGCGGTGACGAAACCTACACCACTTCCCAAACGGTATTGGATACTATTCCCAATCAGGCCGGGTGCGATAGTATAATGACCATTAACCTCATCATCAATTCGGTGGACACAAGTATAACCAATACCTCACCAACGCTTACAGCTAATTCAACAGGAGCGGCATACCAATGGCTGGATTGCGGAAATAGTTTTACGGTAATAAGCGGAGCAACTAACCAAAGTTACACAGCCACATCAAATGGAATTTATGCGGTTGCTGTTACACAAAATGGTTGTACTGATACTTCCTCCTGCGAAGCAGTAAACAATGTGGGTGTTTTGGAAAACAGCTTTGGCACTACCCTAACCGTTTATCCGAACCCAACGAGTGGAGAACTAAGCATTGATTTAGGTTCAAAATACAATAATGTTAACGTAATCGTCAGCAATTTATCAGGGCAGGTAGTTCACATTCAAAATTTCAACAACTCATCCTTATTGCGACTTAATATACCGGGAGAAGTTGGTGTGTATTTTATAGAAGTAAGTTCCGGTGACAAAAAAGCAAAATTAAAAGTGATGAAAGAATAAGGTTTACGAACTGAAGAAAATATAGCAACACCTAAAACCAGCCCCCCTTAAGAAAGAGACTTTTTATAGGTATTGGATAATTACTGAAAATTCAAGTTGAGCTTGCAGAATTATTCCGGAGTAAGACCTCCTCTATTCTCTCGAACCTTCCTCCACTACTACCTGTAACAAAAAAGAAACCATGAAACATTCTCTGAAAAAACGGACACTTCGGATCTTTGATATGGCGCACTAGAAAAAAATCAGATTTCGATATCCAATGAAAAAATATTCTGTTTTAATATGCATCATCATCTCTTTGATTTTTTTACTGATTGCCACCTCACTCTACCCCGGGGGCTCCATCGATGATCTGGATTCAACTGGATTTATCTGGTCGAAAAATTTTTTCAGCAATTTATTTACTGAGAAAGCGCTCAATGGTGATCCGAATCCTTCCAGGCTTTGGGCACTCACCGGTATGGCCTTTCATTCAATTGCCTATGGATTGTTCTTTGTTCATTCTGCCCTAAAAATTCCTCAGAAACATGCTGCTTCCGTTTTAAAATTTGTTGGTATTTCAAATATGCTTTTTACATTTCTGATAGCGACACCCTTGCATGACTATATGATCACTATTTCAAGTACCTTGTCTTTACTTGGTTTGTTTTACCTGACTGTTTTCATTTTAAAAACTAAACTTCAATTTCTGAAGGCCTTCAGTATTGGTAGTCTTCTGCTATTTTATTATACTTTGTACTTGTATGGCGCTGGAGACAGGGGCTTGTTGGCGGTGATGCAAAAGATCGCATTTTTCTGCTTTACGCTCTTGATTTTGATCATTGAATATTTCACAAAATCTGCAGATTTTCAATACAAAAAAACTGAAAAACCGGAAATATAGCTACGCGGGCATCATCACGTTACACTCATTGGAGCCAAATGGCATCAGTCCTACTCAACCTCATTCTTTATAGCTTACCAGTTGTATTACAAGTTGATTAAAAGCTACAGAAATTTACTTTTATTCTCTTTACTCCAATTACAACGTACTATACTTGCTTATTCAATGAATGAAATGTTTCACATTTGTCATAAAAATATCAGATAATAAGTAAGGAATAATTGCTTATAAAAAGATAGAATGCAGTAGCAAGATTCAGGAATTAAAACGCTATTCAGACTGAAGCCAATAGGAATAGTGGGAGTGAAAAATTCTGCACTTTTTGCTCCAAAGGAATTTTTCAGTAACTTTGACTGACGACATCCATAGATATGGAAAATAATACTATTTAAACGTTGACAAATTCTTTAAACATTGTACCCACCTGTTTAATAAAGGCAGACGTTCTTAGAGACAGTAACGTTAAACCGGCCCGCATTTATACGAATTGAACGATGCTAACCCAAATTCACAAAACTTTTACAATCTGGCAGAATATTAAATTGGGAACCATCTATGCAAATCAAATATCCGACGACTTATACACCTGTGCATTGAAAAATTCAGCATGAAGCATACTCAAGAACACCTTTAAATAATGTTGAACAGAAAGATGGCACGACCGGATAACCTAAAATTCAACCTATACCGACCTGAACTAAACACATCTATATATTAAAAAATTATGACAGCCCTCTTAATAACCGGCGGCATCCTGATGTTGTTGCTGCTCTACTTTATTTCAGTCTTCAATGAGCTGACCAAAGAACGCGTTTTAGTCCGGGAAGGATGGAGCGGTATTGGCACATTTTTACAGCAGCGATTAGATGTTATTCCCAATCTGGTGGAAATTGTTAAGGGATACGCCGGCCATGAAAACAAAACGCTTACAGATGTAATTCGTGCACGCAATGAATCGATCTCTGCACTGACTCCTGAAGCGCAAATTGAAGCCGCTAAACACATGGGAGCAGCCATGATTAACTTTAAGTCATTATCTGAAAATTACCCCGACCTGAAAACAAATCAAAATTTCATCAAACTGCAGGAGCAATTGGCTGATCTGGAAGAAAAAATTAATCAAAGCCGGAGATACTACAATGGAACTGTTCGCGAGTTCAACCAGAGCATTGCGGTATTTCCAAAAAATCTGGTGGCAGGAATGTTTGGTTTTAAAGAAGCCACTTTTTTCGCTGAAGATGAAGCAGCCGCCAAAGCTCCCGGAATTTCTTTTTAGACCACTGCGTATGAAGCAATTTCTGATCATTTTGCTATTGCTGTGCATTTTCCGGAGCACAATCCACGCACAAAGTTTTACCGGACAAGCTGACACCTATTTTTCCAAAACGGAGTATTCCAATTTGATAAAACAAGGAGCCATACAGGTGGCTCGTGATGCTCACTTTCCGGAGAATGTTTTCACAGAAGTTTACGATGTGCATCAACAGGAAATTACAACACTCGCAACACCTGTCATCATTAAAAAATTCAAGTGGCTCGAAAGCGGTTTTCACACCCGGCCCGTCCCGCAGTCTGCAGCATGGAAAAAAAGAAAAGAAAGTTATACCCGTGAATTACTGCGTGGTGTACGTGATGCACTCTATGCCAACGAAGCTTTTACAAAAGCACTGCTTACTATTGACGAGACAGACAGGATCATTTCCTTTTCGTCAGCAATTAAAATCGAAAAAGATGGAATGCTACATGTTATTGAAACTATAAAAATATATAATGGTGAAGGTGGTAATAATGATGAAATAAAACGAGGGATCGTACGTGAATTCCCAACCCGGTACACCACTTCAGCAGGCCTGGTTTCAACGATTCCTTTTCAACTGATCAGCGCAACAAAAAATGGAGAAACTGAACCTTACAAACAGGAACAAGCCGCAAATGGATGGAGGTGTTACTTTGGAAGTGCGGACATTTTTCTGGAACGCGGCTATTACACCTATGTCCTCACTTACCGAACCGCCCGACAAATCATTTTTCATGATGAAAAAGATGAGCTGTATTGGAACGTAAACGGTACAGGATGGAGCTTTACGGCGGATAAAGTGAGTTGTAGTATCACATTTCCGCAGGGATCAAAAATAACCGAAAACAATTGCTACACCGGAGTTCAGGGCTCACAGGCTGCCAATTGCGGTTATACAACTATCAACGATAGTACGGTAACATTTCAAAGCAATCAACCATTGCAGGCATAC of the Bacteroidota bacterium genome contains:
- a CDS encoding ATP-binding protein; amino-acid sequence: MQAILRKRYLNRLSVLKDKNLIKVATGVRRCGKSTLMKQFQDLLRKENREVSILAINMDMPEFRFIGEKNWKELYNYIIKHLKKNVTNYVFIDEVQNVHEFEKLLEGLYVHPDIDLYVTGSNAFLLSSELATLLTGRAYEINVLPFSFAEYLEFTGKTTNPDRAFADYVRTGGFPEAVRLSGDGINFANDYLQMVFKNIFENDISKRYTVYAEESYQEVVNYLIDSVGSIVSAGNIAKVLSANKRKIDNKTVTRYIDSLVEAYLFYKVNRYDIKGKQHLATLEKYYLVDLGFRSALLGKELSSDAGHLLENVIYLELKRRNYQIWIGKANRLEVDFVVRDNEGFTQYIQVAQTVQNTTTLERELAPFDSIADHHEKLLITMDYDTGTYNGIKKINALDWLTIPQQ
- a CDS encoding nucleotidyl transferase AbiEii/AbiGii toxin family protein; the encoded protein is MIPQAYITEWSNYVPWQSNEQVEQDLVICRALVEIFSHKFLADSLAFRGGTALHKLYLQPQPRYSEDIDLVQVRAEPIKETIQHLQKALAFLGKSNVVQKKDNNTIIFRFDSEFAPVQHLKLKIETNCREHFTVLGWEKKAFAVKSSWFNGQCDLTTYKIEELLGTKLRALYQRRKGRDLYDLWKALTHCKFNPDLIIQSYKEYMKFSLEKPIPTQKEFLLNVEKKKTDDDFLGDITALLRPDEKYNHEGAFKLIIETLIERM
- a CDS encoding antitoxin VbhA family protein, coding for MYKAIEIDRNNLTIMGVKFSDLKTLESTANALGSNMFEGFKPTPKGIEIIRDYVTGKITLSELVTFAKQKAYV
- a CDS encoding T9SS type A sorting domain-containing protein: MKKTNTLLLSIFIVINISNAQNFVQKGTDIDGEAAYDFSGTSVSMPDNHTVAIGAVANNGTGSYAGHVRIFRWNPTNGGTWLQKSTDIDGEAAYDFSGTSVSMPDSNTVAIGAIGNDGAGFNAGQVRVYRWNPANGGTWVQKGTDIDGELADDNSGYSLSMPDSNTVAIGALENDGNGSTSGHVRIYYWIPANGGIWMQKGTDIDGEVANDQSGSSVSMPDSNTVAIGATRNSGNGSSAGHVRIYRWNSANGGTWVQKGIDIDGEAVNDFSGYSISMPDSNTVAIGATGNSGNGISAGHVRIYRWNSANGGIWVQKGFDIDGEAVNDWSGRSVSMPDSNTVAIGAVKNAGNGDNAGHVRIYHWTLANGGTWVQKGFDIDGDSAQDNSGNSVSMPDSNTVAIGALFNNGNGSAAGHTRVYYFCNQTVSSFSVTACGSYTVPSGDETYTTSQTVLDTIPNQAGCDSIMTINLIINSVDTSITNTSPTLTANSTGAAYQWLDCGNSFTVISGATNQSYTATSNGIYAVAVTQNGCTDTSSCEAVNNVGVLENSFGTTLTVYPNPTSGELSIDLGSKYNNVNVIVSNLSGQVVHIQNFNNSSLLRLNIPGEVGVYFIEVSSGDKKAKLKVMKE
- a CDS encoding LemA family protein, translating into MTALLITGGILMLLLLYFISVFNELTKERVLVREGWSGIGTFLQQRLDVIPNLVEIVKGYAGHENKTLTDVIRARNESISALTPEAQIEAAKHMGAAMINFKSLSENYPDLKTNQNFIKLQEQLADLEEKINQSRRYYNGTVREFNQSIAVFPKNLVAGMFGFKEATFFAEDEAAAKAPGISF